In Fusobacterium sp., one genomic interval encodes:
- a CDS encoding carbohydrate ABC transporter permease — translation MKNRIKMEMDEKVFNIANYALLAVFAAIFIYPIIYVFSAAVSKPYLVESGAVTLFPKGFTMESFKSAMALTGMWRAYGNSIFITVVGTAVSMIFTITGAYVLSKPELKYRKTITLLVIMTMWFDPGIIPKYLNFRDLRLINSYTGVILGFAVNTFNVIILKSFFEAVPKSLEESARIDGASQFQIMTKIYLPLSTSALTTVSLFYAVSRWNGYFWTMVLLIDDSKAPLQVFLKKLIIEKDMAGEASQLITMSSTTSPQTIIYAVIAMSLIPILIVYPFIQKFFKKGVTLGAVKG, via the coding sequence ATGAAAAACAGAATCAAAATGGAAATGGATGAAAAAGTATTTAATATAGCAAATTATGCACTTCTTGCTGTATTTGCTGCGATATTTATCTATCCAATCATATATGTTTTTTCAGCAGCAGTTAGTAAACCTTATTTAGTAGAGTCAGGGGCAGTAACACTTTTTCCTAAGGGATTTACAATGGAGTCATTTAAAAGTGCAATGGCTTTAACAGGAATGTGGCGTGCATATGGGAATTCAATATTTATAACAGTTGTAGGAACTGCTGTAAGTATGATATTCACAATAACAGGGGCATATGTCTTGTCTAAACCTGAATTGAAATATAGAAAAACCATTACACTTTTAGTAATAATGACTATGTGGTTTGATCCTGGAATAATTCCGAAATATCTTAATTTCAGAGATTTAAGACTTATAAATAGCTATACAGGAGTAATTTTAGGATTTGCAGTTAATACCTTTAATGTTATAATTTTGAAGTCATTCTTTGAAGCAGTTCCAAAATCTCTGGAAGAATCAGCAAGAATAGATGGAGCTTCTCAATTTCAGATAATGACAAAAATATATCTTCCTCTGTCTACATCTGCATTGACAACAGTATCTCTGTTTTATGCAGTATCAAGATGGAATGGATATTTCTGGACAATGGTATTGCTTATAGATGACAGCAAAGCACCATTACAGGTATTTTTGAAAAAACTGATAATAGAAAAGGATATGGCAGGAGAAGCAAGTCAGCTTATAACAATGAGCAGTACAACATCTCCTCAGACAATTATTTATGCTGTAATAGCTATGTCACTTATACCTATTTTGATAGTATATCCATTTATACAGAAATTCTTTAAAAAAGGTGTAACACTTGGAGCTGTAAAAGGATAA
- a CDS encoding ABC transporter permease encodes MKIKINGFDRDQKMLYLILLPFIIWYAVFMFKPMYGLLIAFKDYNLFRGISGSEWVGFRNFKEFLTSPYFYATLKNTLMLNLYSLCLEFPFAILIALMLNEVKNKYFKSIVQTASFIPYFIAIVVATGITINVLSPSTGVVNVIMEKLGFEKVYFLSKPEFFRGIFTGLNIWKTTGFNAVIYLAALTSVDEQLYEAAKIDGANKFKQLRHITIPAIIPTIVVMLVLKVGSMLNVAFETVLLLYQPATYSTADVISTYVYRTGMLMQDFGLATAVGLFNALVGFILVYSANKWSKKVTQSSLW; translated from the coding sequence ATGAAGATTAAGATAAATGGTTTTGACAGAGATCAAAAAATGCTTTATTTGATATTGCTTCCATTTATTATCTGGTATGCAGTATTTATGTTTAAACCAATGTATGGGTTATTAATAGCATTTAAAGACTATAATCTTTTCAGAGGAATATCTGGAAGTGAATGGGTGGGGTTTAGAAACTTTAAGGAATTTCTTACAAGTCCATATTTCTATGCAACTTTAAAAAATACATTGATGTTAAATTTATATAGTTTATGTCTGGAATTTCCTTTTGCTATACTTATAGCCTTGATGCTCAATGAAGTAAAAAATAAATATTTTAAATCTATTGTACAGACAGCTTCATTTATTCCCTACTTCATAGCAATAGTGGTAGCCACTGGTATTACAATAAATGTATTGTCACCAAGTACAGGAGTTGTAAATGTAATAATGGAAAAATTAGGATTTGAAAAAGTATATTTCTTATCAAAGCCAGAATTTTTCAGAGGAATATTTACAGGATTAAATATCTGGAAAACAACAGGATTCAATGCTGTCATATATCTGGCAGCTCTTACATCAGTGGATGAACAGCTATATGAAGCAGCTAAAATAGATGGGGCAAATAAATTTAAGCAATTAAGGCATATAACAATACCTGCCATTATTCCTACTATTGTAGTTATGCTGGTACTAAAAGTTGGAAGTATGCTCAATGTAGCATTTGAAACAGTTCTTCTTTTATACCAGCCAGCTACATACTCCACAGCAGATGTAATAAGTACATATGTATACAGAACGGGAATGCTTATGCAGGATTTTGGACTTGCAACAGCAGTTGGATTATTTAACGCTCTGGTAGGATTTATTCTTGTATATAGCGCAAATAAATGGAGTAAAAAAGTTACTCAGTCAAGTCTTTGGTAA
- a CDS encoding sn-glycerol-3-phosphate ABC transporter ATP-binding protein UgpC yields the protein MAEVILKKVEKLYPNGFKAVHGIDLEIKDGEFMVFVGPSGCAKSTTLRMVAGLEEITGGEIWIGDKMVNNLPPKDRGIAMVFQNYALYPHMTVYDNMAFGLKMARTSVGEIDKRVREAAEKLEITSLLDRKPKEMSGGQRQRVAVGRAIVRKPDVFLFDEPLSNLDAKLRVAMRVKITQLHKQLKAEGQTATMIYVTHDQVEAMTMGDRICVLNYGKIMQVDTPLNLYNHPKNKFVAGFIGSPAMNFIEGAIETNGENVIFIFGSSKYVVLPEEMGEKVKGYMGKKVYLGIRPENIGNTITHPEGYEKNFLEGKVSIVEYMGNEEFIYFDIDGYEFTSRIEARKSEGTKYGEKGRFYFDVDKIHIFDAETEENITL from the coding sequence ATGGCAGAAGTTATATTGAAAAAAGTGGAAAAGTTATATCCTAATGGATTTAAAGCTGTGCATGGAATAGATTTGGAAATAAAAGATGGAGAATTTATGGTGTTTGTAGGTCCATCTGGATGTGCCAAATCGACAACTCTCAGAATGGTTGCTGGACTGGAAGAGATAACAGGAGGAGAAATCTGGATAGGAGATAAAATGGTAAATAATCTTCCACCAAAAGATAGAGGAATAGCAATGGTATTTCAGAACTATGCACTTTATCCTCATATGACAGTATATGATAATATGGCTTTTGGACTAAAAATGGCAAGGACCTCAGTTGGAGAGATAGATAAAAGAGTAAGAGAAGCAGCTGAAAAACTTGAAATAACATCTTTATTGGATAGAAAACCAAAAGAAATGTCAGGAGGTCAAAGACAAAGAGTTGCTGTGGGAAGGGCAATAGTAAGAAAACCAGATGTATTTCTTTTTGATGAACCATTATCTAATCTTGATGCTAAATTGAGAGTAGCAATGAGAGTAAAAATAACACAGCTCCATAAGCAATTAAAAGCAGAAGGGCAGACAGCTACAATGATATATGTAACACATGATCAAGTGGAAGCTATGACTATGGGAGATAGAATATGTGTTTTGAATTATGGAAAAATAATGCAGGTAGATACACCTTTAAATCTATATAATCACCCAAAAAATAAATTTGTAGCAGGATTTATAGGAAGCCCAGCTATGAACTTTATTGAAGGAGCTATTGAAACTAATGGAGAGAATGTAATATTTATATTTGGTTCAAGTAAATATGTAGTTCTTCCTGAAGAAATGGGAGAAAAAGTAAAGGGTTATATGGGAAAAAAAGTTTATCTGGGAATAAGACCTGAAAATATTGGAAATACAATAACTCATCCAGAAGGATATGAGAAAAATTTCTTAGAAGGAAAAGTGAGTATTGTTGAATACATGGGAAATGAAGAATTTATATATTTTGATATAGATGGATATGAGTTTACTTCAAGAATAGAAGCAAGAAAAAGTGAAGGAACAAAGTATGGAGAAAAGGGAAGATTTTATTTTGATGTAGATAAAATTCATATATTTGATGCAGAGACAGAAGAAAATATCACACTATAG
- the kduI gene encoding 5-dehydro-4-deoxy-D-glucuronate isomerase, translating into MKLDVRYANHPEDSKHYTTEELRKHYFIETIFTADEPALTYSHVDRIIAGGIMPVKKEVRLEGSKELGSEFFLERRELGVINIGGAGKIIIDGVEYKMNPKDGLYVGMGSKELVFISDNENEPAKFYVNSAPAHMTYPIVKIDIEKANPVKLGSLSNSNERTIFQYVHPAVCKSCQLLMGMTVLEPNNMWNTMPCHTHERRMEVYFYFNMQPETRVFHLMGEPTETRHIVIGNEQGAISPSWSIHSGVGTSNYTFIWGMVGENQTFTDMDHIAMKDIR; encoded by the coding sequence ATGAAATTAGATGTAAGATATGCAAATCACCCTGAGGATTCAAAGCATTATACAACAGAAGAGTTAAGAAAACATTATTTTATAGAAACAATATTTACAGCAGATGAGCCAGCTTTAACATATTCTCATGTAGATAGAATAATAGCAGGAGGAATTATGCCTGTTAAGAAAGAGGTGAGACTAGAAGGAAGTAAAGAATTAGGATCTGAATTTTTCTTAGAAAGAAGAGAACTTGGAGTAATAAACATTGGAGGAGCAGGTAAGATAATTATAGATGGAGTTGAATATAAAATGAATCCAAAAGATGGATTATATGTTGGTATGGGTTCTAAGGAATTAGTTTTCATTTCTGATAATGAAAATGAACCAGCTAAATTTTATGTAAATTCAGCCCCAGCACATATGACTTATCCTATTGTAAAAATAGATATAGAAAAGGCTAATCCAGTAAAATTAGGTAGCTTATCAAATTCAAATGAAAGAACTATATTCCAGTATGTTCATCCAGCTGTATGTAAATCTTGTCAGCTTTTAATGGGAATGACAGTATTAGAGCCAAATAATATGTGGAATACAATGCCTTGTCATACTCACGAGAGAAGAATGGAAGTTTATTTCTATTTCAATATGCAGCCTGAAACAAGAGTTTTTCATTTAATGGGAGAACCAACAGAAACTAGACATATAGTAATAGGAAATGAACAGGGAGCTATTTCTCCATCATGGTCAATTCATTCAGGAGTGGGAACAAGCAATTATACATTTATTTGGGGAATGGTAGGAGAAAACCAGACATTTACAGATATGGATCATATAGCAATGAAAGATATTAGATAA
- the kduD gene encoding 2-dehydro-3-deoxy-D-gluconate 5-dehydrogenase KduD: MLDEFSMNFFSLKGKTAIVTGGNTGLGQGYVVALAKAGADLFVVTYDRDWDSTREMAEKEGVKIEFFQADLTDRAQIKNVVEECIKVYGKIDILVNNAGTIRRAPLLEYKDEDWDAVMNINLNSVYFLSKAAAEVMVKNGGGKIINIASMLSFQGGKFVPPYTASKHGVAGITKAFANELAVHNIQTNAIAPGYIKTANTEPIRADEKRNAEILGRIPAGKWADPFDLMGAVVFLASKASDYINGHILAVDGGWLVR; the protein is encoded by the coding sequence ATGTTAGATGAATTTTCAATGAACTTTTTTTCATTAAAAGGAAAAACAGCAATAGTAACAGGTGGAAATACAGGTTTGGGTCAAGGATATGTAGTAGCTTTGGCAAAAGCTGGAGCAGATCTATTTGTAGTAACATATGACAGAGATTGGGATTCAACAAGAGAAATGGCTGAAAAAGAGGGAGTAAAAATAGAGTTTTTCCAAGCTGATCTTACAGATAGAGCTCAAATTAAAAATGTAGTAGAAGAGTGTATAAAAGTATATGGGAAAATAGATATTTTAGTAAATAATGCAGGGACAATAAGAAGAGCCCCACTACTGGAATATAAAGATGAAGATTGGGATGCAGTAATGAATATAAATCTTAATTCTGTATATTTTTTAAGTAAAGCGGCAGCTGAAGTAATGGTAAAAAATGGAGGAGGAAAAATAATAAATATAGCTTCTATGCTTTCATTTCAAGGAGGGAAATTTGTTCCTCCATACACAGCAAGTAAACATGGAGTGGCAGGAATAACTAAAGCTTTTGCTAATGAATTGGCTGTACATAATATTCAGACAAATGCAATAGCACCAGGATATATAAAAACAGCGAATACAGAACCTATAAGAGCTGATGAAAAAAGAAATGCAGAGATATTAGGAAGAATACCTGCTGGAAAATGGGCTGATCCATTTGATTTAATGGGAGCAGTAGTATTCCTTGCAAGTAAAGCATCTGATTATATAAATGGACATATTTTAGCTGTAGATGGTGGATGGTTAGTAAGATAG
- a CDS encoding polysaccharide lyase family 8 super-sandwich domain-containing protein, with the protein MDIQKKLMRKRIEYLIGYEDNPKEIIEYFENEAERIIKEFSAFKCEEEYRNSMKDIVKIKELYKNLLLLAKLYKIERSKYYKNQKLLKMIEKSLKDFSKYFYNKKSIEHTNWWQWEIGIPLILNDIFVLLYDDLGYKIIEENLETSRYFQPDPRYSGNNPVAIHPSRSPFRVSTGGNRTDTVKISLLRGILSSDSQEIKLALCSLSEVWKYKDKNDLEDKDGFYRDGSFIQHGSIAYTGGYGEVLLCGVGEIFFIIEGTEYEKKVEGIEILYEIILNSFEPFFFHGRFPDMLSGRGITRMNNSDNIVGHRLLNDILLVSSIFSENKKREIENIVKREIIKYGKERYLSEETSPFIYHKLNNILKDFNNRVSYNEGLKICNRMGRIMKRGKNFAVGIALHSFQVGNYECMNGENTKGWYTGDGAYYLYDENQNEYINFWSNVDYYYIQGTTEIEMNMEGIDAQRNSETSFVQNRLSGGVVLEKYGVAAMDYINWNEKLKSKKSWFFTEYGIIFLENSIEGKGKIYSTIINRKFDEFPEIKINEILYKEIKSKLKVKKIEIEKWKYIFPEERELNIEIEKKKNCIFVKVWLEYGENPIDTGLVWGLFYDLSKEKENILRGNLQITLSENIHLIETKEYKYYVNWKCESNKESFCTIERKEDMKNRKMYI; encoded by the coding sequence ATGGATATTCAGAAAAAATTAATGAGAAAGAGAATAGAATATCTCATAGGATATGAAGATAATCCTAAAGAAATAATAGAATATTTTGAGAATGAAGCTGAAAGAATAATAAAAGAATTTTCTGCATTTAAATGTGAAGAAGAATATAGAAATTCAATGAAAGATATTGTAAAAATAAAAGAATTATATAAAAATTTGCTTCTGTTAGCGAAACTTTACAAAATAGAAAGAAGTAAATATTATAAAAACCAGAAATTATTAAAAATGATAGAGAAGAGCTTAAAGGATTTTTCAAAATATTTTTACAATAAAAAATCTATAGAACATACAAACTGGTGGCAATGGGAAATAGGGATTCCCCTCATATTGAATGATATTTTTGTACTTTTATATGATGATTTAGGTTATAAAATCATAGAAGAAAATCTTGAAACAAGCAGATATTTTCAACCTGATCCTAGATATTCTGGAAACAATCCTGTTGCAATACATCCAAGCAGAAGTCCTTTCAGAGTTTCTACTGGGGGGAATAGAACAGATACAGTAAAAATATCTTTATTGAGAGGAATACTCTCAAGTGACAGCCAGGAAATAAAATTAGCTCTCTGCTCCCTGTCAGAAGTATGGAAATATAAAGATAAAAATGATTTAGAAGATAAAGATGGTTTTTATAGAGATGGTTCTTTTATACAGCATGGGTCTATCGCATATACAGGAGGTTATGGAGAAGTACTGCTATGCGGAGTGGGAGAGATATTTTTTATCATAGAAGGAACAGAATATGAGAAAAAGGTAGAAGGAATAGAAATATTGTATGAAATAATTTTGAATTCATTTGAACCTTTCTTCTTTCATGGAAGATTTCCAGATATGCTTTCTGGAAGAGGAATAACACGAATGAACAATAGTGATAATATAGTAGGTCATAGACTATTAAATGATATTTTACTTGTTTCAAGTATTTTTTCAGAAAATAAAAAAAGAGAGATAGAAAATATAGTAAAAAGAGAAATAATAAAATATGGAAAAGAAAGATATTTATCTGAAGAAACCTCTCCATTTATCTATCATAAATTGAATAATATTTTAAAAGACTTTAATAATAGAGTTTCATACAATGAAGGACTTAAAATTTGTAATAGAATGGGAAGAATAATGAAAAGAGGGAAAAATTTTGCAGTAGGAATAGCCCTTCATTCTTTCCAAGTGGGAAATTATGAGTGTATGAATGGAGAAAATACTAAAGGTTGGTATACAGGAGATGGAGCATATTATCTATATGATGAAAATCAGAATGAGTATATAAATTTTTGGAGTAATGTAGATTATTACTATATACAGGGAACTACAGAAATAGAAATGAATATGGAAGGAATAGATGCTCAGAGAAACTCAGAAACCTCCTTTGTACAAAATAGATTATCTGGCGGAGTGGTATTGGAAAAGTATGGTGTAGCAGCAATGGATTATATTAATTGGAATGAAAAATTAAAAAGTAAGAAATCATGGTTTTTTACTGAATATGGAATTATTTTTTTAGAAAATAGCATAGAAGGAAAAGGGAAGATATACTCTACTATTATCAATAGAAAATTTGATGAATTTCCAGAGATTAAAATTAATGAAATATTATATAAGGAAATAAAATCAAAACTGAAGGTAAAGAAAATAGAGATAGAGAAATGGAAGTATATATTTCCAGAAGAGAGAGAATTAAATATAGAAATAGAAAAAAAGAAGAACTGTATATTTGTAAAAGTATGGTTGGAATATGGAGAAAATCCTATTGATACTGGATTAGTATGGGGATTGTTCTATGATCTTTCTAAAGAAAAAGAAAATATACTTAGAGGTAATCTTCAGATAACATTATCAGAGAATATTCATCTAATAGAAACAAAAGAGTATAAATATTATGTTAATTGGAAATGTGAGAGTAACAAAGAATCTTTTTGTACTATAGAAAGAAAAGAGGATATGAAAAATAGAAAAATGTATATATAG
- a CDS encoding class I SAM-dependent methyltransferase codes for MKENKYDDKIFFDKYSQMDRSKKGLAGAGEWYELKKMLPDFKGKKILDLGCGFGWHCIYAVEQGAVSAIGIDISSKMLEEARKKTKFSNIEYIQMPIEDINFEENTFDVVISSLAFHYIESFENICRKVNKCLVEGGEFIFSVEHPVFTAQGKEEWYYDENGNILHWPVDSYYLEGKRESIFLGEKVVKYHKTLTTYLNTLLKTGFEITGIVEAQPSEEMLKIIPEMKDELRRPMMLLVSAKKK; via the coding sequence ATGAAAGAAAATAAATATGATGATAAAATATTTTTTGATAAATACAGTCAAATGGATAGATCAAAAAAAGGATTAGCTGGAGCAGGAGAATGGTATGAATTAAAAAAGATGCTTCCTGATTTTAAAGGAAAAAAAATTCTTGATTTAGGATGTGGATTTGGCTGGCATTGTATATATGCTGTGGAACAGGGAGCAGTTTCAGCTATTGGAATAGATATATCTTCAAAAATGTTGGAAGAGGCAAGAAAGAAAACTAAATTCTCTAATATTGAGTATATTCAAATGCCAATAGAGGATATCAATTTTGAAGAAAATACTTTTGATGTAGTAATAAGTTCTTTAGCTTTTCATTACATAGAATCTTTTGAAAATATTTGTAGAAAAGTAAATAAGTGTTTGGTAGAAGGAGGAGAATTTATTTTTTCTGTTGAGCATCCAGTTTTTACTGCTCAAGGAAAAGAAGAGTGGTATTATGATGAAAATGGAAATATACTCCATTGGCCTGTGGACAGCTACTATTTAGAAGGAAAGAGAGAATCAATTTTTTTAGGAGAAAAAGTAGTAAAATATCATAAAACACTGACAACTTATCTTAATACTCTTTTGAAAACAGGATTTGAAATAACAGGAATTGTAGAAGCACAACCATCAGAAGAAATGCTGAAAATAATTCCAGAAATGAAAGATGAACTTCGTCGTCCAATGATGCTTTTAGTATCAGCAAAGAAAAAATAA
- a CDS encoding ferritin family protein, producing MAKYRCKVCGEIITDESIDKCPVCKAGRDRWEEVVEGTEKVWATEHVIGEGLACGDEEIIMGLRANFEGECTEVGMYLAMSRAADREGYPEIAEAYKRIAFEEAEHAAKFAELLGECVSASSEENLTKRVEAEYGATSGKFDLAKRAKMLGFDAIHDTVHEMAKDEARHGRAFVGLLNRYFGK from the coding sequence ATGGCAAAGTACAGATGTAAGGTATGTGGAGAAATTATAACTGATGAGAGTATTGACAAATGTCCAGTATGTAAGGCAGGAAGAGACAGATGGGAAGAAGTAGTAGAAGGAACTGAAAAAGTTTGGGCTACTGAACATGTAATTGGAGAAGGATTAGCTTGCGGAGATGAAGAAATTATAATGGGGCTAAGAGCTAACTTTGAAGGAGAATGTACAGAAGTTGGAATGTATCTAGCAATGTCTAGAGCTGCTGATAGAGAAGGATATCCAGAAATTGCTGAAGCTTATAAAAGAATTGCTTTTGAAGAAGCTGAACATGCTGCTAAATTTGCAGAATTATTAGGAGAATGTGTAAGTGCATCATCAGAAGAAAACTTAACAAAAAGAGTTGAAGCTGAATATGGAGCTACATCAGGAAAATTTGACTTAGCTAAGAGAGCTAAAATGCTAGGGTTTGATGCTATTCACGATACAGTTCATGAAATGGCTAAAGATGAAGCTAGACATGGAAGAGCATTTGTTGGATTATTAAATAGATATTTTGGTAAATAA
- a CDS encoding SDR family NAD(P)-dependent oxidoreductase, with product MKSAVVTGATSGIGLAVTNKLIDMGYTVYGIGRNFEKITYNDKFKKIVCDLTKIFDIEKIVKEIKKETEIELLINCAGVGYFGPHEEININKIHNMVTLNLEAPLILTQLFLRDLKKIRGTIINISSITAKKSSTYGCAYSATKAGLSHFSKGLFDEVRKSGVKVVTIHPDITKTSFYDHLDFCQGDEENSYITPECVAGAVEMVLSQREGTILTDITLQPQRHLIGKKIKKVIDIKCKV from the coding sequence ATGAAAAGTGCTGTTGTAACAGGAGCTACATCAGGAATAGGACTAGCAGTAACAAATAAACTTATAGATATGGGATATACAGTATATGGAATAGGAAGAAATTTTGAAAAGATAACATACAATGATAAATTTAAAAAAATAGTGTGTGATCTTACAAAAATTTTTGATATAGAAAAAATTGTAAAAGAGATAAAAAAAGAAACTGAAATAGAACTTTTAATAAATTGTGCTGGAGTTGGATATTTTGGACCTCATGAAGAAATAAATATAAATAAAATACACAATATGGTCACTCTCAATCTTGAAGCTCCTCTTATTCTTACACAGCTTTTTTTAAGAGATTTAAAAAAAATTAGAGGAACTATTATAAATATTTCATCAATTACAGCTAAGAAATCTAGTACCTACGGATGTGCATATTCAGCTACAAAAGCAGGGTTATCACATTTTTCAAAAGGGCTTTTTGATGAAGTAAGAAAAAGTGGAGTAAAAGTTGTAACCATTCACCCTGATATTACTAAGACATCATTTTATGATCATTTAGATTTTTGTCAAGGAGATGAAGAAAATAGCTATATTACACCTGAATGTGTAGCAGGAGCTGTGGAAATGGTATTATCTCAAAGAGAAGGAACTATCTTAACTGATATAACCCTCCAACCACAAAGACATTTGATAGGCAAAAAAATAAAAAAAGTTATTGACATAAAATGTAAAGTGTAG
- a CDS encoding SPL family radical SAM protein, translated as MKELEKKLLNFSFSHIYIEKEAFDYPLTKKILEKFPNSSVIELKIYKEIFSKGNQNFIMQKKSPKLILAVKKENYLYEGAKVCESFGNDNFYYTSSIMNCIYDCEYCYLQGVYTSANIVIFVNIEDCFSEIERILQKKSMYICISYDTDLLAMEGITGLVGQWYDFVSRNKKLKIELRTKSGNIKVLKNLKPKDNFILAWTLSPKEFAVQHENGAASLEQRLKAASEMLEKGWKVRICFDPVIYMKNFDEEYGELVKKTFNKLSPNKILDVNIGTFRISKEYLKRMRKYRATSEVLSYPFFCKDGVYSYYPQHINEMMDFMEREVKKYIEEEKIFI; from the coding sequence TTGAAAGAATTAGAAAAGAAATTATTGAACTTTAGCTTTTCACATATATATATAGAAAAAGAAGCTTTTGATTATCCTCTCACGAAAAAAATATTAGAAAAGTTTCCAAATTCCAGTGTTATAGAATTAAAAATATATAAGGAAATTTTTTCTAAAGGAAATCAGAATTTTATCATGCAAAAAAAATCTCCTAAACTTATATTAGCTGTTAAAAAAGAAAACTATCTTTATGAAGGTGCAAAAGTATGTGAAAGTTTTGGAAATGATAATTTTTATTATACATCATCTATAATGAATTGCATATATGACTGTGAGTATTGCTATTTACAAGGAGTATATACATCCGCTAATATAGTTATTTTTGTAAATATAGAAGATTGTTTTAGTGAAATAGAAAGGATTCTTCAAAAAAAATCAATGTATATATGTATCTCTTATGATACTGATCTTTTAGCAATGGAAGGGATAACAGGATTGGTGGGACAGTGGTATGATTTTGTGAGCAGAAATAAAAAATTAAAAATAGAACTTAGAACAAAAAGTGGTAATATAAAAGTATTGAAGAATTTAAAACCAAAAGATAATTTTATACTTGCATGGACACTATCACCAAAGGAATTTGCTGTACAACATGAAAATGGAGCTGCTTCTTTAGAACAAAGATTAAAAGCTGCAAGTGAAATGCTGGAAAAAGGCTGGAAAGTAAGAATTTGCTTTGATCCAGTCATATATATGAAAAATTTTGATGAAGAGTATGGAGAACTTGTAAAAAAAACTTTTAATAAGTTATCTCCTAATAAGATTTTAGATGTAAACATAGGAACATTTAGAATATCTAAAGAATATCTCAAAAGGATGAGAAAATATAGAGCAACTTCAGAAGTACTTTCATATCCATTTTTTTGTAAAGATGGAGTATATAGTTATTATCCACAACATATAAATGAAATGATGGATTTTATGGAAAGAGAAGTAAAGAAATATATAGAAGAGGAAAAAATATTTATCTAA
- a CDS encoding spore photoproduct lyase, protein MIYIAVALTAEARPLITYFRLKKDNEIKKYQVFKNEEIVLIITGTGMLQGAIGITYVLGNLDIREEDIFVNLGICGAVEESTSIGDIILCNKIINNSSKKNFYPDMLFKHEFREGTLETFFHVVDREIEIDKIQGEIVDMEGAGIYEAASLFFLQHQINIIKIVSDHLNTSEITGEKVIELIENKIDKIAKWLGERKSFHIGNKEIFSSEEKENIKKIERNLKLTESMHYEFIELIKYYKIQNKSIENIILKYSDIKIKDKREGKINFERIRKEIIEL, encoded by the coding sequence ATGATATATATAGCAGTAGCTTTGACAGCGGAAGCTAGACCATTGATAACATATTTTAGATTAAAAAAAGATAACGAAATAAAAAAATATCAGGTATTTAAAAATGAAGAAATAGTTTTGATAATAACTGGTACTGGAATGCTGCAAGGAGCCATAGGAATTACATATGTATTAGGCAACTTAGATATAAGAGAAGAAGATATTTTTGTTAATTTAGGTATTTGTGGAGCTGTGGAAGAGAGTACCTCTATAGGTGATATAATTCTTTGTAATAAAATTATCAATAATAGCAGCAAAAAAAATTTTTATCCAGATATGTTATTTAAACATGAATTCAGAGAAGGAACTTTGGAAACATTTTTTCATGTTGTAGATAGGGAGATAGAGATAGATAAGATACAGGGTGAAATAGTAGATATGGAAGGAGCAGGCATATATGAAGCAGCATCTTTGTTCTTCTTACAGCATCAGATAAATATAATAAAAATAGTATCAGACCATTTAAATACTTCAGAAATAACAGGAGAGAAAGTTATAGAATTGATAGAAAATAAAATTGATAAAATAGCAAAATGGTTGGGAGAAAGAAAAAGTTTTCATATTGGAAATAAGGAGATATTCTCTTCTGAAGAAAAAGAGAATATAAAAAAAATAGAGAGAAATTTAAAACTCACAGAAAGTATGCATTATGAATTTATAGAACTTATTAAGTATTATAAAATTCAAAATAAAAGTATTGAAAATATAATTTTAAAATATTCTGATATAAAGATAAAGGATAAAAGAGAGGGGAAGATAAATTTTGAAAGAATTAGAAAAGAAATTATTGAACTTTAG